A genomic region of Salinibacterium sp. NK8237 contains the following coding sequences:
- the mmsB gene encoding multiple monosaccharide ABC transporter permease, with protein sequence MTDKDTPVKSPFRFRDLSKMFGSDQSSGRKFGILGALIVIIVLFQVLTGGKTLDPVNLINLINGNAYVLVLAVGMVMVIVAGHIDLSVGSVAAFVGIVVAQSMYVTNLPWPLAMVLGLVVGALVGAWQGWWVAYVGVPAFIVTLAGMLLFRGANQFVGNSTSIPVPREFTFIGGGFLPDFGPDFGFSNPTLLLGAIVAVAVVWQERAARRAQRKMGATPAPVWVSAVKVSLLLAVVVFATVLFATGRVGTSYPIAGVVLGVLVLGYSFLTNNTTIGRHIYALGGNWRAAELSGVNIRRVNFFVMVNMSIIAAIAGMLWIARSVASGPGDGVGWELDAIAAVFIGGAAVSGGIGTIVGSIIGGLVIAVLNNGLQLLSVGADRVQMIKGLVLLIAVGIDVYSNRQGKPSIIGLLTRNRKSPDGLSGDSKPPTPTGGSREKARPKSSDSED encoded by the coding sequence ATGACCGACAAAGATACCCCTGTTAAGTCTCCCTTCCGGTTCCGCGACCTGAGCAAGATGTTCGGCAGTGACCAGTCGAGTGGGCGAAAGTTTGGCATCCTGGGTGCCCTTATCGTGATCATCGTCCTGTTCCAGGTGCTGACCGGCGGAAAGACCCTCGACCCGGTCAACCTCATCAATCTGATCAACGGCAACGCCTATGTGTTGGTTCTCGCGGTTGGCATGGTGATGGTGATCGTCGCTGGCCATATCGACCTGTCGGTCGGGTCGGTCGCCGCGTTTGTGGGCATCGTCGTGGCCCAATCTATGTATGTGACCAATCTGCCGTGGCCTCTGGCTATGGTGCTGGGACTCGTTGTTGGCGCCCTCGTCGGTGCGTGGCAGGGATGGTGGGTCGCCTATGTCGGGGTGCCCGCCTTCATCGTGACGCTCGCGGGTATGTTGCTGTTCCGTGGGGCGAACCAGTTCGTGGGCAATTCGACTTCCATTCCAGTGCCTCGTGAATTTACCTTCATCGGCGGCGGTTTCCTTCCGGATTTCGGCCCCGACTTCGGCTTTTCCAATCCAACCCTTCTCCTTGGCGCGATCGTCGCAGTCGCTGTCGTCTGGCAGGAGCGCGCCGCGCGTCGTGCCCAGCGCAAGATGGGGGCGACGCCCGCCCCAGTCTGGGTGTCCGCAGTGAAAGTCTCGTTGCTGCTCGCGGTAGTTGTTTTTGCGACGGTGCTCTTCGCCACCGGCCGTGTGGGAACCAGCTATCCGATCGCCGGTGTGGTCCTCGGGGTGTTGGTGCTTGGTTATTCGTTCCTGACCAACAACACCACGATTGGCCGGCATATCTACGCGCTGGGCGGCAACTGGCGTGCTGCGGAGCTCTCTGGAGTAAATATCCGCCGGGTCAACTTCTTTGTCATGGTCAACATGTCGATCATTGCCGCGATCGCGGGCATGCTGTGGATCGCACGCTCAGTGGCGTCCGGCCCTGGTGATGGCGTCGGCTGGGAACTTGACGCAATCGCCGCGGTCTTTATTGGCGGCGCGGCGGTATCCGGTGGAATCGGCACCATCGTTGGCTCCATTATTGGCGGCTTGGTCATTGCGGTGCTCAACAACGGACTCCAACTCCTTTCAGTCGGCGCCGATCGAGTGCAGATGATCAAGGGCCTCGTATTGCTGATCGCGGTCGGAATCGACGTCTATTCCAACCGCCAAGGAAAGCCGTCGATTATCGGTCTTCTGACACGTAACAGAAAGTCGCCGGATGGCCTTTCCGGCGACTCCAAGCCCCCCACCCCCACGGGTGGGTCACGAGAAAAGGCGCGACCGAAGTCCTCTGATAGCGAGGACTGA
- a CDS encoding sugar-binding protein, whose product MKKLTIGAMALAAALALTMSGCSARSDTSSTEAGAGFDADSSIGIALPDKTSENWVLAGELFTDGLTEAGFTPDVQYAPASNTVAEQQNQITSMITNGAKVIVIGAKDGAQLAAQVETARDAGITVIAYDRLILNTDAVDYYISFDPYAVGVLQGEALLEGLAATYPDKSTYNVELFSGSPDDNNSGVFFNGAMSVLQPKIDDGTLVVVSGETELAQTATQGWLAQNAQSRMDTLLAGYYQSTDLDGVLSPNDTLARAILESVRSAGKDLPILTGQDSEVESVKSIVAGEQYMTVYKDTRALVAAVIDMVSELQAGNEISEINDTETYDNGVKVVPSYLLAPVAVTKDNAAEVYAENPSLAPLTE is encoded by the coding sequence ATGAAGAAACTCACTATCGGGGCGATGGCCCTTGCTGCAGCATTAGCGCTGACCATGTCAGGTTGCTCTGCTCGCTCCGACACTAGTTCGACCGAAGCTGGAGCTGGTTTCGACGCGGATTCATCAATCGGTATCGCACTGCCAGACAAGACGTCGGAGAACTGGGTCCTTGCCGGCGAGTTGTTCACCGACGGCCTCACCGAAGCCGGCTTCACGCCTGACGTGCAGTACGCGCCTGCGAGCAACACGGTGGCCGAACAGCAAAACCAGATCACGTCAATGATCACCAACGGTGCGAAGGTGATTGTCATCGGCGCCAAGGATGGCGCTCAACTCGCAGCCCAGGTCGAGACTGCCCGCGACGCCGGAATCACCGTCATTGCGTATGACCGCCTCATCCTGAACACCGACGCTGTTGATTACTACATCTCGTTTGACCCGTACGCCGTAGGCGTGCTGCAGGGCGAAGCACTGCTTGAGGGTCTCGCGGCGACGTACCCAGATAAGTCGACTTACAACGTCGAACTGTTTTCTGGTTCGCCTGACGACAACAACTCGGGTGTCTTCTTCAACGGGGCCATGAGCGTGCTCCAGCCAAAGATTGACGACGGAACTCTCGTCGTAGTCTCCGGTGAGACTGAGCTCGCTCAGACCGCGACTCAGGGCTGGCTTGCACAGAACGCCCAGAGCCGCATGGACACACTCCTTGCCGGCTACTACCAGAGCACCGACCTTGACGGAGTTCTCTCCCCGAACGACACTCTGGCTCGCGCCATCCTTGAGTCTGTTCGTAGTGCCGGAAAGGATCTGCCGATCCTGACCGGTCAAGACTCCGAGGTCGAGTCGGTCAAGTCGATCGTCGCCGGTGAGCAGTACATGACGGTCTACAAGGACACCCGTGCCCTCGTAGCAGCGGTCATTGACATGGTCTCGGAACTGCAGGCTGGAAACGAGATCTCCGAGATCAACGACACCGAGACGTACGACAACGGCGTAAAGGTCGTTCCCTCGTACCTGCTCGCACCGGTGGCCGTGACGAAGGACAACGCTGCTGAAGTGTATGCAGAGAACCCTTCGCTTGCACCGCTGACCGAATAG
- a CDS encoding M23 family metallopeptidase, with the protein MNVTHARRGTATKLALRSLTFRIVGFTAVLSLVVGGSLYAGSNQPAFADDYPTWSDVTEARNNEAATQKVVDRIKAALIELGAQAADAQRESEEKGNIWQDADTAYQAKSAQTDALQEQADTANTEAEEAEQRIGELAARLVRGGGGDVTTNLLANSEDADALLYNLGMSSKISQQTSALFDNAVQARNTAQSLSDAAEVARAELELLKIAAEEAFEEAQAAAVAAEAAVAEQQEREIEFDAQLAALTSERVTTEADYQAGVQKREEERIAAEKAAAAKAAAAAKAAAAAAAAAAAANPSSPAAGSGSSSANGWTKPAYGYITSVYGYSSNYGSSFHKGTDIGAGCYSDIYAASSGTVVYAGYGWNGGYGNYIIIEHAGGVRTAYGHIVAGGIKVSTGQSVTVGTRIAQVGSTGNSTGCHLHFEVRPNGWDTTNPVSYMSSKGVSLG; encoded by the coding sequence ATGAACGTCACGCATGCGCGTCGGGGGACCGCAACGAAGCTCGCGCTTCGCTCACTCACTTTCAGAATTGTTGGCTTCACAGCCGTGCTCAGCCTTGTCGTTGGCGGCAGTCTGTATGCCGGAAGCAATCAACCAGCCTTCGCTGATGACTACCCCACGTGGAGTGACGTCACTGAGGCCCGCAACAACGAGGCTGCGACGCAAAAGGTTGTCGACCGCATCAAGGCTGCTCTCATTGAGCTTGGAGCTCAGGCCGCTGACGCCCAAAGGGAGTCAGAGGAAAAGGGCAACATCTGGCAAGACGCCGATACCGCCTACCAAGCTAAGTCTGCCCAGACTGACGCATTGCAAGAGCAAGCGGATACCGCCAACACTGAAGCGGAAGAAGCTGAGCAACGAATTGGTGAGCTTGCCGCGCGTCTGGTCCGTGGCGGCGGCGGCGATGTGACCACGAACCTTCTCGCTAACTCCGAAGATGCCGACGCGCTGTTGTACAACCTCGGGATGTCGTCGAAGATCTCGCAGCAGACATCCGCGCTTTTCGATAACGCTGTTCAAGCCCGCAACACGGCGCAGTCGCTCTCTGACGCTGCCGAAGTGGCTCGTGCAGAGCTCGAATTGCTGAAGATCGCTGCGGAAGAAGCCTTCGAGGAGGCTCAAGCGGCTGCCGTGGCGGCTGAAGCAGCGGTTGCGGAACAGCAGGAGCGCGAGATCGAGTTCGACGCTCAGCTCGCCGCCCTCACCTCTGAACGCGTAACGACAGAAGCTGATTACCAAGCGGGCGTGCAGAAGCGCGAAGAAGAGCGCATCGCTGCAGAAAAGGCTGCTGCTGCTAAAGCTGCGGCAGCCGCCAAAGCCGCGGCGGCTGCTGCGGCAGCAGCCGCAGCGGCCAACCCAAGTTCGCCAGCGGCAGGCTCAGGCTCCTCAAGCGCTAACGGTTGGACCAAACCTGCCTACGGCTACATCACGTCGGTGTATGGGTACAGCTCGAACTACGGTTCCAGCTTCCACAAGGGAACCGATATCGGTGCGGGTTGCTACTCAGATATTTATGCGGCATCGAGCGGAACCGTGGTTTACGCCGGTTATGGCTGGAACGGCGGCTACGGAAACTACATCATCATCGAACACGCCGGCGGAGTACGAACCGCTTATGGCCACATCGTGGCCGGGGGCATCAAGGTCTCAACCGGTCAATCAGTGACCGTCGGAACCCGTATTGCCCAGGTCGGCTCAACGGGAAACTCCACCGGTTGCCACTTGCACTTCGAAGTGCGCCCCAACGGCTGGGACACCACCAACCCTGTGTCGTACATGTCTTCCAAGGGCGTCAGCCTCGGCTAG
- a CDS encoding SIS domain-containing protein has product MDHNQSASLLERLSEAMAGMRKSERKVAELVADDPNFVMNATMASVASSAGVSEPTVMRFCTSLGFGGFQQFKMSLAQTLALGIPATLSTIGRDDTLEQISTKVFDHTISSLDRARRHLDPVQIARAVDAIVAGTSLKLLGLGASAIIAQDAEQKFALFGMPTSAPVDPHQQFIAAAMSKPGDVVIAISNTGRTSSIVQVAALAQANGACVIGISGNASPLLEYCEIPIIVRTIEDTDVYTPTVSRLAGLVVVDILATAVTLRRGQKHMDRLTRMKEGLAQFRGSLS; this is encoded by the coding sequence ATGGATCACAACCAATCAGCGTCACTGTTGGAACGCCTCAGCGAGGCCATGGCCGGCATGCGCAAGTCAGAGCGCAAGGTTGCCGAGCTAGTCGCTGACGATCCCAACTTTGTCATGAACGCCACGATGGCGAGTGTGGCAAGTTCCGCTGGGGTGAGCGAACCCACTGTGATGAGGTTCTGCACGAGTTTGGGGTTCGGGGGATTCCAACAATTCAAAATGTCGCTTGCGCAGACGCTGGCCCTTGGCATCCCGGCAACCCTCTCGACAATTGGTCGCGACGATACTCTCGAGCAGATTTCCACCAAAGTGTTTGATCACACGATTAGCAGCCTTGATCGCGCGCGGAGACATCTTGATCCTGTCCAGATTGCTAGGGCTGTCGATGCGATTGTGGCCGGTACGTCCCTAAAATTGCTGGGGCTGGGCGCGTCCGCGATCATCGCCCAGGATGCCGAACAGAAGTTCGCGTTGTTCGGCATGCCGACCTCGGCGCCGGTCGATCCTCATCAGCAGTTCATCGCAGCGGCGATGAGTAAGCCGGGCGATGTTGTCATCGCCATCTCCAACACGGGCCGAACGTCGTCGATCGTGCAGGTAGCCGCGCTTGCCCAAGCCAACGGGGCGTGTGTCATTGGCATCTCGGGCAACGCGAGCCCGTTGCTGGAATATTGCGAAATTCCGATCATCGTTCGCACTATCGAGGACACCGATGTCTACACACCGACGGTCAGCCGTTTGGCTGGACTCGTCGTCGTCGACATCTTGGCGACGGCCGTCACGCTTCGTCGCGGGCAGAAGCACATGGATCGCCTCACCCGCATGAAGGAAGGCCTCGCGCAGTTCAGAGGCTCTCTCAGTTAA
- a CDS encoding glucose-6-phosphate isomerase family protein gives MTGSDIAVDQPVLLEIFPTGAIVGATRRYEKHLGDMQDVYADNESWVAQVDALGADLLVYSVDEHKYQDGPGALIVGTSKLLPGRYGDEFSITRGHLHAKANRAELYYCLSGRGVMLLDTLDGQSKAIELTPGQAVNVPGGWLHRSVNVGDEPFITLFSYAADAGQNYAVISRAGGMKQLIVADESEQGWRAVENPKHTGYDETDLRS, from the coding sequence ATGACAGGTTCCGACATCGCTGTCGATCAGCCGGTTCTGCTGGAGATTTTTCCAACTGGTGCGATCGTCGGGGCAACAAGGCGCTACGAAAAGCACCTCGGCGACATGCAAGACGTCTACGCCGACAACGAATCGTGGGTTGCTCAAGTCGATGCCCTCGGCGCTGACCTTCTCGTTTACTCGGTGGATGAGCACAAGTATCAAGATGGGCCTGGGGCGTTGATTGTCGGAACGAGCAAGCTCCTCCCCGGACGCTATGGCGACGAGTTCTCGATAACGCGCGGACACTTGCACGCGAAGGCAAACAGGGCAGAGCTCTACTACTGTCTGTCCGGGCGGGGTGTCATGCTGCTCGACACCCTCGACGGACAAAGCAAAGCGATCGAACTCACGCCTGGCCAAGCAGTCAATGTCCCTGGCGGATGGCTGCACCGGAGCGTCAATGTCGGCGACGAACCCTTCATCACGCTGTTCAGCTATGCCGCCGACGCCGGACAAAATTACGCTGTAATCTCGCGCGCCGGCGGAATGAAACAACTGATTGTTGCGGATGAGTCGGAGCAAGGATGGCGAGCTGTGGAAAACCCGAAGCACACCGGCTACGACGAGACCGATTTGCGCTCCTGA
- a CDS encoding M23 family metallopeptidase, giving the protein MAQRTLRTRVFRVIGFAAALSLVLGASVVAGSSEAAFADDYPTWSDVTEARDDEAATEKVVERITAALVQLEADAAAAQKEAEEKGNIWQEADTKYQAKATQTATLQEQADAASAESDEAETRIGELAARLVRAGGGDVTTSLLANSQDADALLYNLGMSSKISQQTSALFESAVQARNTAQSLSDAAEVARAELEVLKIAAETAFVEAQAAAQAAEDALAEQQERKIEFDAQLAALTSAREATEDSYLEGVRKREAARAAAEAAAQVPNLDAGEISLSGWARPAGGYITSVYGYSSNYGSSFHKGTDIGASCGAGIYAASSGTVVYAGYGWNGGYGNYIIIEHSGGVRTAYGHIVDGGIEVSSGQSVAVGTKIASVGSTGNSTGCHLHFEVRPNSWDTTNPVPFMAGQGIQLG; this is encoded by the coding sequence GTGGCACAACGAACTCTGCGCACTCGAGTTTTCCGTGTCATTGGCTTCGCTGCAGCGCTGAGCCTCGTTCTTGGCGCGAGCGTCGTTGCCGGTTCCAGCGAGGCGGCATTCGCCGATGATTACCCCACCTGGAGCGACGTCACCGAAGCCCGCGATGACGAGGCTGCAACCGAAAAGGTTGTAGAGCGGATCACGGCAGCACTCGTTCAGCTCGAGGCTGACGCCGCAGCCGCCCAGAAAGAGGCTGAAGAAAAAGGCAACATCTGGCAAGAGGCTGACACGAAGTACCAGGCCAAGGCCACCCAGACCGCGACATTACAAGAGCAAGCGGATGCCGCAAGCGCCGAGTCCGATGAAGCTGAGACGCGCATCGGTGAGCTTGCTGCGCGGCTCGTGCGTGCCGGCGGAGGCGACGTAACCACGAGCCTTTTGGCCAACTCGCAGGACGCGGATGCGCTGCTCTACAACCTGGGGATGTCGTCGAAGATTTCGCAGCAGACATCCGCTTTGTTCGAGAGTGCCGTTCAGGCTCGCAACACTGCTCAGTCACTGAGCGATGCTGCCGAAGTGGCTCGCGCGGAGCTTGAGGTTCTCAAGATCGCCGCTGAAACGGCTTTCGTTGAGGCCCAAGCTGCGGCCCAGGCTGCCGAAGATGCTCTCGCCGAGCAGCAGGAGCGCAAGATCGAATTCGACGCTCAGCTTGCCGCGTTAACTTCCGCTCGCGAGGCAACGGAAGATAGCTATCTGGAGGGCGTACGCAAGCGCGAAGCTGCGCGCGCTGCTGCAGAGGCAGCGGCGCAGGTTCCGAACTTGGATGCTGGTGAGATCAGCCTGAGTGGCTGGGCGCGGCCCGCGGGTGGATATATCACTTCGGTATACGGCTATAGCTCGAATTACGGTTCCAGCTTCCATAAGGGAACCGATATCGGTGCCAGTTGCGGCGCTGGCATTTACGCTGCGTCGAGCGGCACCGTTGTCTATGCCGGCTATGGCTGGAATGGCGGCTACGGAAACTACATCATCATCGAGCACTCTGGCGGTGTGCGAACCGCGTATGGCCACATCGTCGACGGCGGCATTGAGGTCTCTTCTGGGCAGAGTGTGGCCGTCGGTACGAAGATCGCCAGCGTTGGTTCGACCGGAAATTCCACCGGATGCCATCTTCACTTTGAGGTGCGCCCGAATAGTTGGGATACGACGAACCCGGTGCCGTTCATGGCGGGTCAAGGCATCCAACTCGGCTAA
- the tilS gene encoding tRNA lysidine(34) synthetase TilS, which yields MHSDRRPRLTPAIADVRRAVRTALASLPSTSGSEPLVLVALSGGPDSLALAAATAFEASKAGLRAGAVIVNHNLQDGSADVAAAAAQKARDLGLDPVDIRSVLVGDAGGPESAARDARYAALAEAAAEHGAIRVLLGHTLDDQAETVLLGLARGSGAGSLKGMAVDTGQYLRPLLAVPRTTTVQCCEDSGIVPWNDPHNLDTSYTRVRVRQTVLPLLESELGPGIRDALVRTADQAREDAEALDHFAEEIAEDLAEISEAGISLPVRALAANPAALRQRLIRLAVASEFHVSLSRTHTLEIARLVTDWRGQGPIDVPGVRVERRENLLHFSAHSEERDAV from the coding sequence ATGCACTCCGACAGACGCCCCCGTCTTACGCCCGCAATTGCTGATGTTCGGCGTGCTGTGCGCACTGCGCTTGCCTCATTGCCCTCAACTTCTGGTTCAGAACCGCTCGTTCTTGTCGCCCTCAGCGGAGGCCCCGACTCTCTCGCGCTGGCGGCCGCGACGGCCTTCGAAGCCTCCAAGGCTGGCCTGCGAGCCGGCGCCGTGATCGTCAATCACAACCTTCAAGACGGGTCAGCGGATGTCGCCGCCGCCGCCGCGCAGAAAGCTCGCGACCTCGGGCTCGATCCCGTCGACATCCGCTCGGTTCTCGTCGGAGACGCCGGAGGCCCCGAGTCTGCCGCCCGTGACGCGCGCTACGCGGCGCTCGCTGAAGCCGCCGCCGAGCATGGCGCGATCCGGGTGCTGCTCGGTCACACCCTCGACGACCAGGCCGAAACCGTGCTGCTTGGCCTTGCCCGCGGCAGCGGAGCGGGCAGCCTCAAAGGGATGGCGGTCGATACCGGCCAGTACTTGCGGCCGCTGCTGGCAGTGCCGCGAACCACGACCGTTCAGTGCTGCGAAGACTCCGGAATCGTTCCGTGGAACGACCCGCACAACCTCGATACCTCGTATACGCGAGTGCGGGTTCGGCAGACTGTTTTGCCGCTGCTGGAGAGTGAGCTTGGCCCCGGCATCCGTGACGCTCTCGTGCGCACCGCCGATCAAGCGCGCGAAGATGCCGAAGCGCTCGATCATTTTGCCGAAGAAATCGCGGAAGATTTAGCCGAGATTTCGGAGGCAGGAATCTCGTTGCCGGTGCGCGCGCTTGCAGCGAATCCGGCCGCTCTTCGCCAGCGTTTGATTAGGTTGGCGGTGGCCAGCGAGTTCCATGTCTCACTCAGCCGCACCCACACTCTGGAGATCGCACGCCTCGTCACCGACTGGAGGGGGCAGGGACCGATCGACGTTCCCGGCGTTAGGGTTGAACGACGAGAGAACCTTCTCCACTTTTCGGCCCACAGTGAGGAACGCGATGCAGTTTAG
- the mmsA gene encoding multiple monosaccharide ABC transporter ATP-binding protein gives MRSITKEFPGVKALEGVSLEVHVGEIHAICGENGAGKSTLMKVLSGVYPFGSYDGDILYQGSVVRFGNIRQSEDAGIVIIHQELALIPLLSIAENIFLGNEPTKWGAIDWVEVKRRATQLLARVGLDDDPDTLVKDIGVGKQQLVEIAKALNKSVKLLILDEPTAALNETDSQHLLDLLRGLKGRGITSIMISHKLNEIEAVADSITILRDGRAIETLDVAHDGVDEDRIIRGMVGRVLENRFPKRTSEIGEVFFEVKNWTVQHPQSADRLVVKNTSFTVRRGEVVGFAGLMGAGRTELAMSLFGRSYGTFLAGQIFKDGKEIRNRSVSDAIDNGIAYVSEDRKALGLNLLDDIKTSVTAAKLSKIAKLSVVDKVEEFIVSERYRKSLRIKTPTVNEGVNKLSGGNQQKVVLAKWMFTDPDLLILDEPTRGIDVGAKTEIYGIIRDLAASGKGVIMISSELPELLGVSDRIYTIFEGAITNEMTAEHANPESLMRSMTSSIKKAS, from the coding sequence ATGCGTTCCATCACCAAGGAATTTCCGGGGGTCAAGGCGCTTGAGGGTGTTTCGCTCGAAGTCCACGTTGGCGAAATCCATGCAATCTGTGGAGAAAATGGCGCAGGCAAATCAACCTTGATGAAGGTTCTGTCTGGCGTCTACCCGTTCGGTAGCTACGACGGGGACATTCTCTATCAGGGCTCCGTCGTGCGATTCGGCAATATCCGACAGAGCGAGGATGCCGGAATTGTCATCATCCATCAGGAGCTCGCTCTTATCCCGCTTCTCTCGATCGCCGAGAACATCTTCCTCGGCAATGAACCCACCAAGTGGGGTGCCATCGACTGGGTCGAAGTGAAGCGGCGCGCAACTCAGTTGCTGGCGCGAGTCGGCCTCGATGACGACCCCGATACTCTCGTCAAGGACATCGGCGTCGGTAAACAACAGCTTGTAGAAATCGCGAAGGCGCTCAACAAGTCCGTAAAGCTGCTCATTCTGGACGAACCGACTGCTGCCCTGAACGAGACCGATTCCCAGCATCTGCTAGATCTGCTGCGCGGACTCAAGGGGCGCGGCATCACAAGCATCATGATCTCGCACAAGCTCAACGAGATCGAAGCGGTTGCTGATTCCATCACGATCTTGAGGGACGGCCGGGCGATCGAGACGCTCGACGTGGCTCACGACGGAGTGGACGAGGATCGCATCATTCGCGGCATGGTTGGCCGTGTGCTTGAGAATAGGTTTCCGAAACGCACGTCGGAGATCGGCGAAGTCTTCTTCGAAGTCAAGAACTGGACGGTGCAACACCCGCAATCAGCCGACCGCTTGGTCGTCAAGAACACGAGCTTCACGGTGCGACGCGGGGAGGTTGTCGGGTTTGCCGGGCTCATGGGCGCCGGTCGTACCGAACTCGCGATGAGCCTCTTTGGCCGTTCTTATGGAACGTTCCTCGCCGGCCAGATTTTCAAGGATGGCAAGGAGATCCGTAACCGCAGCGTGAGTGACGCTATCGACAATGGAATCGCCTACGTCAGTGAGGATCGCAAGGCTCTCGGCCTCAACCTTCTTGACGACATCAAGACTTCGGTCACTGCCGCCAAGCTTTCGAAAATCGCAAAGCTCAGCGTTGTCGACAAGGTCGAGGAGTTCATAGTCTCTGAGCGCTATCGCAAGAGTCTCCGGATCAAAACCCCGACAGTGAACGAGGGTGTGAACAAACTTTCGGGCGGGAACCAACAGAAGGTGGTTTTAGCCAAATGGATGTTCACCGACCCCGATCTGTTGATTCTCGACGAGCCCACGCGAGGTATCGATGTCGGCGCTAAGACTGAGATCTACGGCATCATCCGAGACCTCGCGGCTTCGGGCAAGGGCGTCATCATGATCTCGTCGGAACTCCCCGAACTCCTTGGTGTCTCCGACCGCATCTACACGATCTTCGAAGGCGCCATCACGAACGAGATGACGGCGGAGCACGCAAACCCTGAATCCCTCATGCGCAGCATGACCTCCTCAATCAAGAAGGCCTCGTAG
- a CDS encoding inorganic diphosphatase: MAAYDVVVEIPRGSRNKYEVDHVTGRVYLDRYLFTTFAYPTDYGFFENTLGLDGDPVDALILLDAPTFPGVGISVRPVAVLNMSDDGGIDSKVICVQAKDPRWSHIQDLGDVPEFTRKEIEHFFEHYKDLEPGKWVKIDGWGDAAEADAIVQAGFEKLKAEGH, translated from the coding sequence ATGGCCGCATACGACGTTGTCGTTGAGATTCCGCGCGGAAGCCGGAACAAGTACGAAGTTGACCACGTAACTGGTCGTGTTTATCTTGACCGCTACCTCTTCACGACTTTCGCCTACCCCACCGATTATGGCTTTTTCGAGAACACTCTCGGCCTCGACGGTGACCCCGTAGACGCCCTGATTCTGCTCGACGCCCCCACCTTCCCCGGTGTTGGCATCTCGGTTCGCCCGGTCGCTGTGCTCAACATGAGCGACGACGGCGGAATCGACTCCAAGGTCATTTGCGTTCAAGCCAAGGACCCGCGCTGGTCGCACATTCAGGACCTGGGCGATGTTCCTGAGTTCACGCGCAAGGAAATCGAGCACTTCTTCGAGCACTACAAAGACCTCGAGCCCGGCAAGTGGGTCAAGATCGATGGCTGGGGCGACGCAGCAGAAGCTGACGCGATCGTTCAGGCTGGCTTCGAAAAGCTCAAGGCCGAAGGTCACTAA
- the hpt gene encoding hypoxanthine phosphoribosyltransferase: protein MQFSDVEGDLSEVLLTQEEIHEKIAVMARQIEADYAGEKLLLVGVLRGAVMVMADLARELALPIEMDWMAVSSYGAGTQSSGVVRILKDLDSDLEGRKVLIVEDIIDSGLTLSWLLGNLRSRGAASVEICTLLRKPDAAKVEVDVKYVGFDIPNAFVIGYGLDYAEKYRNLRGVAVLAPHVYA, encoded by the coding sequence ATGCAGTTTAGCGATGTCGAAGGAGACCTCAGCGAGGTCCTTCTGACCCAGGAAGAGATCCACGAGAAGATCGCCGTGATGGCGCGTCAGATCGAGGCCGATTATGCCGGCGAGAAGCTGCTGCTGGTCGGGGTGCTGCGCGGTGCCGTCATGGTGATGGCTGACCTCGCTCGCGAACTTGCTCTTCCCATCGAGATGGATTGGATGGCCGTCTCCTCGTATGGCGCCGGCACGCAGTCCTCGGGTGTCGTTCGCATCCTCAAAGACCTCGACAGCGACCTTGAGGGCCGCAAGGTGCTCATCGTTGAAGACATCATCGACTCTGGCCTCACGCTCTCGTGGTTGCTCGGCAACCTGCGCAGCCGTGGCGCTGCCTCGGTGGAGATCTGCACCCTGCTGCGTAAGCCGGATGCCGCCAAGGTCGAAGTAGACGTCAAGTACGTCGGTTTCGACATCCCCAACGCGTTCGTGATCGGCTACGGCCTCGACTATGCCGAGAAGTA